In a single window of the Drosophila miranda strain MSH22 chromosome XL, D.miranda_PacBio2.1, whole genome shotgun sequence genome:
- the LOC117187638 gene encoding RCC1 domain-containing protein 1-like: protein MWGRKCYGQLGTGSISEQQAVPQPLSLRLPDGQTPARVHMGAEHGLLRTTAGEIYTWGWNEHGNCGNNSTENVCSA from the exons ATGTGGGGCCGCAAGTGCTACGGACAGCTGGGCACGGGCTCGATCAGCGAGCAGCAGGCGGTGCCCCAGCCACTGAGCCTCCGACTGCCCGACGGCCAGACGCCTGCTCGCGTGCACATGGGGGCAGAGCACGGCCTGCTGCGGACTACAGCCGGCGAGATCTACACCTGGGGCTGGAACGAGCACGGAAACTGTGGCAACAACAGTACAGAGAATGT ATGCAGCGCGTGA